The Heteronotia binoei isolate CCM8104 ecotype False Entrance Well chromosome 14, APGP_CSIRO_Hbin_v1, whole genome shotgun sequence genome has a window encoding:
- the CEBPA gene encoding CCAAT/enhancer-binding protein alpha codes for MELGNFYEADSRPPMSSALQLRSQPLPSSAHLPAAAHHAHAAHPHLPGPGGYSYLPATTAELQDICEHENSIDLSAYIDPGAFNDEFLADLFQHSKQQQERAAKAGLECGMPGAGLSQGGGGGALYGYADKLEAGAAYERLGAGQPPLPGLRPLLIKQEPHEDDEAAALAALYPPPAACSHLQYQAAHCAQTTVHLQPGGQPTPPPTPAPSPHGAHHHPHHAHHHPQRLHSAASSSSSSSSGKAKKCLDKSSSEYRVRRERNNIAVRKSRDKAKQRNVETQQKVLELSTDNERLRKRVEQLSRELDTLRGIFRQLPESSLVKAMGSCA; via the coding sequence ATGGAGCTGGGCAATTTCTACGAGGCGGACTCGCGCCCTCCGATGAGCAGCGCCCTGCAGCTCCGCTCCCAGCCTCTGCCCTCCTCGGCGCACCTGCCCGCCGCGGCCCACCACGCGCACGCCGCCCACCCCCACCTGCCGGGCCCCGGCGGCTACAGCTACCTGCCCGCCACGACGGCCGAGCTGCAGGACATCTGCGAGCACGAGAACTCCATCGACCTGAGCGCCTACATCGACCCGGGCGCCTTCAACGACGAGTTCTTGGCCGATCTCTTCCAGCACagcaagcagcagcaggagcgCGCCGCCAAGGCCGGCCTGGAGTGCGGCATGCCCGGCGCCGGGCTCTCGCAGGGCGGCGGCGGTGGCGCGCTCTACGGTTACGCGGACAAACTGGAGGCCGGCGCGGCCTACGAGCGGCTGGGCGCGGGCCAGCCGCCGCTGCCCGGCCTGCGCCCGCTGCTCATCAAGCAGGAGCCCCACGAGGACGACGAGGCCGCCGCGCTGGCCGCCCTTTACCCGCCGCCGGCCGCCTGCAGCCACCTCCAGTACCAGGCGGCGCACTGCGCCCAGACGACGGTGCACCTGCAGCCCGGCGGGCAGCCCACGCCGCCTCCGACGCCGGCCCCCAGCCCGCACGGCGCCCACCACCACCCGCACCATGCCCACCACCACCCGCAGCGGCTCcactccgccgcctcctcctcgtcgtcgtcgtcgtcgggCAAGGCCAAGAAGTGCCTGGACAAGAGCAGCAGCGAGTACCGCGTGCGCCGCGAGCGCAACAACATCGCCGTGCGCAAGAGCCGCGACAAGGCCAAGCAGCGCAACGTCGAGACGCAGCAGAAGGTGTTGGAGCTGAGCACCGACAACGAGCGCCTCCGCAAGCGCGTCGAGCAGCTCAGCCGCGAGCTCGACACCCTCCGCGGCATTTTCCGGCAGCTGCCCGAGAGCTCGCTCGTCAAGGCCATGGGCAGCTGCGCCTGA